In the genome of Pseudomonas sp. LBUM920, one region contains:
- the nusA gene encoding transcription termination factor NusA: protein MSKEVLLVVESVSNEKGVPANVIFEALELALATATKKRFEDEVDLRVEINRHTGAYETFRRWTVVEEADLDDPAIETWPSKVAETHPGAKVGDVVEEKIESIEFGRIAAQTAKQVIVQKVREAERAQVVDAYRERLGEIISGTVKKVTRDNVIVDLGNNAEALLAREDIISRETFRVGVRLRALLKEIRTENRGPQLILSRTAPEMLIELFRIEVPEIAEGLIEVMAASRDPGSRAKIAVRSKDKRIDPQGACIGMRGSRVQAVSGELGGERVDIVLWDDNPAQFVINAMSPAEVAAIIVDEDAHAMDIAVGADNLAQAIGRGGQNVRLASQLTGWTLNVMTESDIQAKQQAETGDILRNFIDELEVDEDLAQVLVDEGFTSLEEIAYVPLEEMLNIDGFDEDTVNELRARAKDRLLTKAIATEEKLADAHPAEDLLSLEGMDKDLAMELAVRGVITREDLAEQSIDDLLDIDGIDDDRAGKLIMAARAHWFE from the coding sequence ATGAGCAAAGAAGTACTGCTGGTTGTTGAGTCGGTATCCAATGAAAAGGGCGTACCGGCAAACGTGATTTTTGAAGCGCTGGAGCTGGCCCTGGCCACTGCTACCAAAAAGCGTTTTGAAGACGAAGTTGATCTGCGTGTGGAAATCAACCGCCACACCGGTGCCTATGAGACTTTCCGTCGCTGGACGGTCGTCGAAGAAGCCGATCTTGATGATCCGGCCATCGAAACCTGGCCGAGCAAGGTTGCTGAAACGCACCCTGGCGCCAAGGTCGGTGATGTCGTCGAAGAAAAGATCGAGTCGATCGAATTCGGCCGTATTGCTGCACAGACCGCCAAGCAGGTCATCGTGCAGAAGGTTCGCGAAGCTGAGCGCGCTCAAGTCGTTGACGCTTATCGCGAGCGCCTGGGTGAAATCATCTCCGGTACCGTGAAAAAAGTTACCCGCGACAACGTGATCGTTGACCTGGGCAACAACGCTGAAGCGTTACTGGCCCGCGAAGACATCATCTCTCGTGAAACCTTCCGTGTCGGCGTGCGTCTGCGTGCGCTGCTCAAGGAAATCCGCACCGAGAACCGCGGCCCTCAGCTGATCCTGTCGCGTACCGCGCCGGAAATGCTGATCGAGCTGTTCCGTATCGAAGTGCCGGAAATTGCCGAAGGCCTGATCGAAGTCATGGCTGCGTCCCGCGACCCGGGTTCGCGCGCCAAGATCGCGGTCCGCTCCAAGGACAAACGCATCGACCCGCAGGGCGCTTGCATTGGTATGCGCGGTTCGCGCGTCCAGGCAGTGTCGGGCGAGTTGGGCGGTGAGCGTGTGGACATCGTCCTGTGGGACGATAACCCGGCGCAGTTCGTAATTAACGCCATGTCGCCGGCTGAAGTGGCGGCAATTATCGTTGACGAAGATGCCCATGCAATGGACATCGCCGTTGGCGCAGATAATCTGGCTCAGGCCATTGGTCGTGGTGGTCAGAACGTGCGTCTGGCCAGCCAACTGACCGGCTGGACCCTGAACGTGATGACCGAATCGGACATCCAGGCTAAGCAGCAAGCTGAAACCGGTGACATCCTGCGCAACTTCATCGACGAGCTGGAAGTCGACGAAGACCTGGCGCAGGTGCTGGTAGATGAAGGCTTCACCAGCCTGGAAGAGATTGCCTACGTACCGTTGGAAGAAATGCTCAACATCGACGGCTTTGACGAAGACACCGTCAACGAGCTTCGCGCTCGGGCCAAGGATCGTTTGTTGACTAAAGCCATCGCTACTGAGGAAAAGCTGGCAGACGCCCATCCGGCCGAAGACCTGCTCTCGCTTGAGGGTATGGACAAGGATTTGGCGATGGAACTGGCGGTGCGCGGCGTAATTACCCGCGAAGACCTGGCCGAGCAGTCTATTGACGATCTGCTCGACATCGACGGCATTGACGATGATCGTGCCGGCAAGTTGATCATGGCCGCCCGAGCCCATTGGTTCGAGTAA